The following proteins come from a genomic window of Populus nigra chromosome 6, ddPopNigr1.1, whole genome shotgun sequence:
- the LOC133696264 gene encoding uncharacterized protein LOC133696264 has protein sequence MSSLAAARADNFYYPPEWSPKKGGLNKFHGQHALRERARKLDQGILIIRFEMPFNIWCGGCNSMIAKGVRFNAEKKQVGNYYSTKIWSFTMKSACCKHEIVIQTDPKNCEYVILSGAQRKNEEFDIEDAETFALPADEERGKLADPFYRLEHQEEDLQKKKEAEPILVRLQRVSDARHLDDYSLNKALRAQMRSQKKRVAEEEATSKKMGLGIRLLPTTEEDAASAAHVKFSSKFDKNRKDKRALISADSIFSGSSGSSMSNKKRLELESKRRKISASAASNLLTGGFKPSSWSQGTVSGSRHKQNSVSARLF, from the exons ATG TCTTCGCTTGCGGCAGCTAGAGCAGATAATTTTTACTACCCGCCGGAATGGTCCCCGAAGAAG gGTGGGTTGAACAAATTTCATGGGCAACATGctttgagagagagagcaagaaagCTGGACCAGGGTATTTTGATTATAAG GTTTGAAATGCCCTTCAATATATGGTGTGGTGGTTGCAATTCTATGATTGCAAAGGGTGTTCGGTTCAACGCAGAGAAAAAGCAAGTGGGAAATTATTATTCTACAAAG ATATGGAGCTTTACCATGAAATCTGCATGCTGCAAACATGAAATTGTTATCCAGACAGATCCAAAAAATTGTGAGTATGTGATTCTTAGCGGGGCTCAACGAAAAAATGAGGAGTTTGATATTGAGGATGCAGAAACATTTGCTCTCCCTGCTGATGAAG AGAGAGGCAAGCTTGCTGATCCATTTTACCGTCTTGAACATCAGGAAGAGGATTtgcagaagaagaaagaagctgAACCCATTCTAGTTCGTCTTCAGCGAGTATCAGATGCCAGGCATTTAGATGACTATTCCCTCAACAAGGCTCTTCGTGCCCAAATGAGGAGTCAAAAGAAAAGAGTTGCTGAAGAAGAGGCCACTTCCAAGAAAATGGGTCTTGGGATACGCTTGCTTCCGACAACTGAAGAAGATGCTGCCTCTGCAGCTCATGTGAAGTTCTCTTCCAAGTTTGACAAAAATAGGAAGGATAAGCGAGCATTGATCAGTGCTGATTCAATTTTTTCTGGGTCATCTGGTTCTTCCATGTCCAATAAGAAACGTTTGGAGCTAGAATCCAAGAGAAGGAAAATCAGTGCCTCTGCAGCCTCTAATTTGCTAACGGGGGGATTCAAGCCATCATCGTGGTCACAGGGTACTGTTTCTGGCAGCAGGCATAAGCAAAATTCCGTGAGTGCCAGACTTTTTTAG